In one window of Anaerolineales bacterium DNA:
- a CDS encoding anaerobic sulfatase maturase, translating to MSTMPTKAPPAFHLLAKPTGAVCNLDCTYCFFLSKEMLYPGSRFRMADEMLETYIRQLIEGHQIPEVMVAWQGGEPTLMGVDFFQRSIDYAQKYSRPGMVLQYSIQTNGTLIDDEWAAFFKKNNFLVGISIDGPGAMHDAYRLDKGGQPTFDRVMRGLAFLQKHGVEYNTLTTLHRANADYPGEVYRFLRDECGSRFLQFIPIIERVGKADLERADTALRTAQPAPGQVGNVTWTSWRDRPLYVQEGTFVTARSVTAEQYGSFLIGVFEEWVRRDVGTVYVQMFDVALANWYGEPPGLCVHSKVCGLALALEHNGDLYSCDHFVEPKYRLGNIQETPMIELIASDQQLKFGRDKFDTLPKYCLECDVRFACHGGCPKDRFCEAPRSPQGEGGITTPEGEPGLNYLCAGYKQFFHHVNQPMLMMSQLLRQNRAPSEVMRWVADEDLQALLASAGRNDLCPCGSGKKVKNCHGRDKA from the coding sequence CGATGAGATGCTGGAGACCTACATCCGCCAGCTGATCGAAGGCCACCAGATACCGGAGGTGATGGTCGCCTGGCAGGGCGGCGAGCCCACCCTGATGGGCGTGGACTTCTTCCAACGCAGCATCGACTACGCCCAGAAGTACTCCCGGCCGGGGATGGTCTTGCAGTATTCGATCCAGACCAACGGCACGTTGATTGACGATGAGTGGGCCGCCTTCTTCAAGAAGAACAACTTTCTGGTGGGCATCAGCATCGACGGCCCAGGCGCCATGCACGACGCCTACCGCCTCGACAAGGGGGGCCAACCAACGTTCGATCGAGTGATGCGGGGTCTCGCCTTCTTGCAGAAACATGGCGTGGAATACAACACTCTGACGACCCTACACCGCGCCAACGCCGACTACCCGGGCGAAGTGTACCGGTTCTTGCGCGACGAGTGCGGCTCCCGCTTCCTGCAGTTCATCCCCATTATCGAGCGCGTCGGGAAAGCCGATCTCGAGCGGGCGGACACCGCCCTCCGGACCGCTCAGCCGGCGCCCGGTCAGGTCGGCAACGTGACGTGGACGTCGTGGCGCGACCGGCCGCTGTACGTGCAGGAGGGTACGTTCGTCACCGCTCGCTCGGTCACGGCCGAGCAGTACGGCTCGTTCTTGATCGGCGTCTTCGAGGAGTGGGTACGCCGCGACGTGGGCACGGTCTACGTTCAGATGTTCGACGTGGCCCTGGCGAACTGGTATGGCGAGCCGCCGGGGCTATGCGTGCATAGCAAGGTCTGTGGCTTGGCGCTGGCCCTGGAGCACAATGGCGATCTGTACTCGTGCGATCACTTCGTCGAGCCGAAGTACCGATTGGGCAACATCCAAGAAACGCCCATGATCGAACTGATCGCCTCCGATCAGCAGCTCAAGTTCGGCCGCGACAAGTTCGACACCCTCCCCAAGTACTGCCTGGAGTGCGACGTGCGCTTTGCCTGTCACGGCGGCTGCCCGAAGGATCGCTTTTGCGAAGCACCCCGCAGCCCGCAGGGCGAAGGGGGCATCACAACGCCGGAGGGCGAACCGGGTTTGAACTATCTGTGCGCCGGCTACAAACAGTTCTTCCATCACGTCAACCAGCCCATGCTGATGATGTCGCAGCTGCTGCGCCAGAATCGCGCCCCGTCGGAGGTCATGCGCTGGGTTGCGGACGAAGATCTGCAAGCGCTGCTCGCCAGCGCCGGACGTAACGATCTGTGTCCGTGCGGCAGCGGGAAGAAAGTCAAGAACTGCCATGGGCGCGACAAGGCATGA